One stretch of Columba livia isolate bColLiv1 breed racing homer chromosome 29, bColLiv1.pat.W.v2, whole genome shotgun sequence DNA includes these proteins:
- the LOC106146118 gene encoding SUN domain-containing protein 3, giving the protein MKALKATTLVLLLGLFSFGIYHLGQLGKESLWSTAAQLQDLSKTLPLPDQLHKLQEQLYHLRWSTKDVAEQALQEGLKQAKLPGITGRAVQEIISQALENLVEIQVPMPDYALKSAGAAVIHSRTSPSFRNAKAKLFFYSLPLMDYMRSPELILEPENYPGNCWPFPGSQGHVFIKLSVPVIPRAVTMDHVSGTAFHGESISGAPKDFAVYGFKEEHEEQGTFLGQFTFLAALNPRQTFQLKKELPGVVNYIRLQVLSNWGHPDYTCLYRFRVHGDPPRDGGDVPVSSINKFH; this is encoded by the exons atgAAGGCTCTCAAGGCAACGACCCTTGTGCTGCTACTTGGTCTGTTCTCTTTCG GTATTTACCACTTGGGCCAACTTGGCAAAGAAAGCCTCTGGAGCACTGCAGCACAGTTACAAGACCTGAGCAAAACCCTGCCCCTGCCAGACCAGCTCCATAAGCTCCAGGAACAGCTTTACCATCTGCGCTGGAGCACAAAAGATGTCGCGGAGCAGGCTCTACAGGAAGGACTGAAGCAGGCAAAGCTCCCAGGCATTACCGGACGG GCTGTTCAGGAGATCATCAGTCAAGCCCTGGAGAATCTGGTGGAAATCCAGGTCCCGATGCCGGATTACGccctgaaatcagcag gGGCTGCTGTCATTCATTCCaggacttctccatccttccGGAACGCCAAAGCCAAACTCTTCTTCTATTCCCTGCCATTGATGGATTACATGAGGTCCCCTGAGCTTATTCTGGAG ccAGAAAATTATCCTGGCAACTGCTGGCCCTTCCCAGGAAGTCAGGGTCACGTGTTCATCAAGCTCTCTGTGCCAGTCATTCCCAGAGCAGTCACCATGGACCATGTCTCAGGGACAGCGTTCCACGGAGAAAGTATCTCCGGAGCTCCaaaggactttgctgtctaC ggcttcaaggaagaacacgAGGAGCAGGGAACGTTCCTGGGACAGTTCACTTTCCTGGCGGCGCTGAATCCCAGGcagaccttccagctgaag aaggagctccctggggtcgtgaattacatcaggctgcaagtgctgagcaactggggccACCCGGACTACACCTGCCTGTATCGGTTCAGGGTGCACGGTGATCCGCCCAGAGATGGGGGAGACGTTCCTGTTTCTTCTATCAATAAATTCCATTAA